From Neorickettsia helminthoeca str. Oregon, one genomic window encodes:
- a CDS encoding SCO family protein, which yields MKKIWLALKLMIVVSIIELPYQTIALNRATTVAPVEIGGTFDLTDQEGHQVTEQILKGKYSIVLFGFSRCPHVCPVQLSILAKSLDASPKLQAIFITLDPKRDTVERLDEFSKSFHERILMLTGTEEMIKKVVNDYKVYVEANEDPERFNHSTIMYLIGPDGNYVTHFTPRDEDELLAYIKEYAH from the coding sequence ATGAAGAAAATCTGGCTCGCCTTGAAATTGATGATAGTAGTCTCAATTATTGAATTACCCTATCAAACAATAGCGTTAAATAGGGCAACCACTGTTGCGCCTGTAGAGATAGGTGGCACTTTCGACCTTACTGATCAAGAAGGGCATCAAGTAACCGAGCAAATACTGAAAGGAAAATATAGTATAGTACTCTTCGGCTTTAGTAGGTGTCCACATGTCTGTCCAGTACAACTATCAATCCTAGCAAAGAGCTTAGATGCTTCACCTAAACTGCAAGCCATCTTTATCACTCTTGACCCAAAGCGCGATACAGTAGAAAGACTCGATGAGTTCAGTAAATCATTTCACGAAAGAATTTTAATGCTCACCGGTACTGAGGAAATGATTAAAAAAGTTGTAAATGATTACAAGGTATACGTTGAGGCAAATGAAGATCCAGAAAGGTTTAATCACTCGACGATCATGTACCTCATTGGACCAGATGGAAATTACGTAACACATTTCACGCCTAGAGATGAGGATGAACTTCTTGCTTACATTAAAGAATATGCTCATTAG
- a CDS encoding replicative DNA helicase: MPLNSSIPELPNNVEAEQLILGALLTNNDAYEDIEELISPSSFYVPAHRRIFEIILHLRSKELVANAVTLKNYLNSSNEIKNVGGQEYILSIIEKASIIIDIMSLARVIQDLYLKRQIILLAQRMISTASDEESKSSTSEQIEEVEHSLYQLASSGEFDPTCLHISKSIETAIERAKITFRTKAPFQNISTGFRDIDNFLGGLQNSDLVIIAGRPSMGKTSLAISMSLRVTCALEKQGMSACFFSMEMSADQIASRMLSVHSGVDAFSIRTGKKFSEEGLQKVIESSKELSRLPLFIDDTPAISISALRTKLRRLHRKTKLGAIFVDYLQLIKGSKGSEFNRVQEVSEITKGLKSIAKELNVPVVALSQLSRLVEQRDDKRPQLSDLRESGSIEQDADVVMFVFREAYYMMRKQPSNEDENYENWQFKMDEVKNKAEIIIAKQRNGPVGTALLFFDQSTTVFDDLSLFDYESANHR, encoded by the coding sequence TTGCCATTGAATAGTTCCATCCCTGAGCTTCCGAACAACGTCGAAGCAGAACAGTTAATACTCGGGGCTCTACTGACAAACAATGATGCATATGAGGATATTGAAGAACTTATCTCTCCCTCTTCCTTTTACGTCCCAGCGCACAGGAGGATCTTCGAAATAATTTTACACCTCCGTTCGAAAGAGCTCGTTGCTAATGCTGTGACACTTAAGAACTACCTTAATTCGAGCAATGAGATAAAGAATGTAGGCGGACAAGAATACATACTTAGCATCATAGAGAAGGCAAGTATCATAATTGATATAATGAGCTTAGCTCGCGTGATACAAGATCTCTATCTGAAAAGACAGATCATTCTTTTAGCACAGAGAATGATCTCAACAGCCTCAGATGAAGAATCAAAAAGTAGTACAAGCGAACAAATAGAGGAAGTTGAGCATTCACTCTATCAGCTTGCAAGTTCTGGTGAATTCGACCCTACTTGTCTTCACATTTCGAAATCGATTGAGACAGCAATTGAAAGAGCAAAAATCACTTTCAGGACAAAAGCTCCGTTTCAGAATATTTCCACTGGCTTCAGGGATATAGATAATTTTCTCGGCGGCCTACAAAACTCTGATCTAGTTATCATCGCTGGACGTCCTTCCATGGGGAAAACGTCTTTAGCAATTAGCATGTCCCTTAGAGTCACCTGTGCATTGGAAAAACAAGGAATGTCCGCCTGTTTTTTTTCCATGGAAATGTCTGCAGACCAAATTGCATCTAGGATGTTATCCGTTCACTCAGGTGTGGATGCTTTTAGTATCAGGACAGGTAAAAAATTCTCTGAGGAGGGATTACAGAAAGTCATTGAAAGTAGCAAGGAATTATCAAGACTACCTCTTTTCATTGATGATACACCGGCTATATCTATTTCAGCCCTACGCACCAAGCTGCGCAGGCTACATAGAAAAACAAAATTGGGCGCTATTTTTGTAGACTACTTACAGCTCATAAAAGGCTCCAAGGGTTCAGAATTTAATCGTGTACAGGAGGTTTCTGAGATTACTAAAGGCTTGAAGTCCATCGCTAAGGAATTGAATGTACCAGTCGTCGCGCTATCACAGCTTTCCCGTTTAGTGGAACAAAGAGATGATAAACGACCACAGTTGTCTGACTTAAGAGAATCTGGATCAATTGAGCAAGACGCCGATGTAGTTATGTTTGTCTTCCGGGAGGCTTACTACATGATGAGGAAACAACCTTCGAATGAGGACGAAAACTATGAGAATTGGCAATTTAAGATGGATGAGGTCAAGAACAAGGCAGAAATCATCATAGCAAAACAGCGGAATGGTCCAGTTGGGACTGCTCTCTTATTTTTCGATCAGTCCACAACAGTTTTCGATGACCTTTCGCTTTTTGATTATGAGTCGGCCAATCACAGATAG
- a CDS encoding TldD/PmbA family protein, with product MKTEECITYILNEAHRKNCQADVLVSKIENIIVNTRNLVVEKLEESSFSGLTFRLIKDKRSTSVQCNTSANLKQMFSRALESLEHVPEDQYISLPEHSHHVSNTGNISDNIGIADILKELAIKTEQSAYSEGKLKTTEKIEFEAKTIEKILANTNGFFGTFDTQIFSGAVTVVAEAEGNLNSGFSYLSSNILTDLNPNELGKEAAKRAFEGLKPRKIQTCKREVIFDFRCASNFLSNFGDFLSGASVARSATFLKDQMEQSILPRSISIFNNPLGEQCRIKTSDFDDEGNTTINKLPLVENGVLKRWILDQYNANKLNLPPNGLGKRSLNGSIYPSITNIYLESTDDISEAELISQVKEGLYVTNLFSCGVNPITGDYSQGVQGVWIENGELSFPVSEITIAGKLIDVFKEMVAANNLKFFGRSNSPSLFLGKMMISGI from the coding sequence ATGAAAACCGAAGAATGCATAACCTATATACTGAACGAAGCACATCGAAAAAATTGTCAGGCCGATGTTTTAGTTTCAAAGATTGAAAACATCATCGTAAATACAAGAAACCTCGTAGTAGAAAAACTCGAAGAGTCATCATTTTCTGGTCTTACATTCAGACTAATCAAGGATAAAAGAAGTACATCAGTTCAGTGCAATACCTCAGCGAATCTGAAACAGATGTTCTCACGTGCACTTGAATCGCTCGAGCATGTACCTGAAGATCAATATATTTCGCTGCCAGAACATAGCCACCATGTCAGCAACACAGGGAATATTTCCGACAATATTGGCATAGCTGATATATTGAAGGAACTGGCAATCAAAACTGAACAATCTGCCTACTCAGAAGGAAAGCTCAAAACAACAGAAAAAATAGAGTTCGAAGCAAAGACAATAGAAAAAATCCTCGCTAATACCAATGGATTCTTTGGGACATTTGACACGCAGATCTTCTCTGGAGCAGTAACAGTGGTCGCCGAAGCAGAAGGAAATTTGAATTCGGGATTTTCATATCTCTCAAGCAATATATTAACAGATCTAAATCCTAATGAATTGGGAAAAGAGGCGGCAAAAAGGGCTTTTGAAGGGCTGAAACCCCGAAAGATACAAACGTGCAAACGAGAGGTAATATTTGATTTCAGATGTGCTTCGAACTTTCTGAGTAATTTTGGAGATTTCCTTAGTGGAGCATCTGTAGCACGTTCAGCGACCTTTCTAAAGGATCAGATGGAGCAATCAATACTTCCAAGGAGTATAAGTATATTCAATAATCCGCTGGGCGAGCAATGTAGAATTAAAACTTCAGATTTTGACGATGAGGGAAATACTACTATTAACAAGCTTCCATTAGTCGAAAACGGTGTTCTAAAACGCTGGATACTAGATCAATATAACGCAAACAAACTCAATCTACCTCCAAATGGTCTTGGAAAGCGCAGCTTAAACGGCTCTATTTACCCTTCTATCACAAACATCTATTTGGAAAGCACAGATGACATCTCAGAAGCTGAGCTTATCTCTCAAGTAAAGGAAGGTCTGTACGTGACAAATTTATTCAGCTGTGGAGTCAATCCAATTACTGGCGACTACAGTCAGGGAGTCCAAGGCGTATGGATTGAGAATGGTGAACTATCTTTTCCGGTAAGTGAAATAACCATAGCTGGAAAGCTAATAGATGTCTTCAAAGAAATGGTTGCAGCGAATAATCTAAAATTTTTTGGAAGATCAAATTCTCCATCACTTTTTCTGGGAAAAATGATGATCAGCGGCATATAA
- a CDS encoding RluA family pseudouridine synthase, translated as MGIFLVENDCQRLDKYLRLRFGSFPQSALEKALRKKLIKLNGKRADAATPVTKGESIFLNPGFLNIISSLDVLDEKKHGVDSRLIELIISSIIYEDENILAINKPFGISVQSGNKVSNSIDCIMKAINPEYRVVHRLDKHTTGVLLFAKTLEATREIWQLFANRLISKKYLGIVVGKVEEKEGEIDCFIKKTLYKGEEIMRCNNIGDGERAITRFRAVSCFDDLSLVELYPVTGRKHQIRAQMANIGYPILNDGKYGRKHAFINGTPNKKMNLHAIESEFELFGKSITIKARLPGHFLDNTPKRESA; from the coding sequence ATGGGAATTTTTCTTGTAGAAAATGATTGTCAGAGGTTAGATAAGTACTTAAGACTGAGATTTGGTTCATTCCCTCAATCTGCGCTCGAGAAGGCGCTTAGGAAAAAATTAATTAAACTCAATGGTAAGCGCGCTGATGCGGCAACCCCCGTCACCAAAGGTGAATCGATTTTCCTTAACCCTGGATTCCTAAACATAATATCCTCGTTGGATGTCTTAGACGAAAAGAAGCACGGAGTGGATAGCAGACTCATTGAGCTTATTATTTCTTCCATAATATATGAGGACGAGAATATCTTGGCTATCAATAAGCCATTTGGTATCTCAGTGCAATCTGGGAATAAGGTAAGCAATAGCATCGATTGCATCATGAAAGCCATCAATCCCGAATATCGGGTTGTTCATAGATTAGATAAACATACCACTGGTGTTTTATTATTCGCTAAAACTCTGGAAGCGACCAGAGAAATTTGGCAGTTATTCGCCAATAGATTGATCAGTAAGAAATATCTTGGAATAGTGGTTGGTAAAGTAGAAGAGAAGGAGGGAGAGATCGACTGTTTCATAAAGAAGACTCTTTATAAGGGAGAAGAGATAATGCGATGCAACAATATTGGAGATGGTGAAAGGGCTATAACCAGGTTTCGCGCGGTCTCGTGTTTTGACGATCTTTCTTTAGTGGAGCTTTATCCAGTGACAGGAAGGAAACACCAAATCAGGGCGCAGATGGCAAACATAGGATACCCAATACTAAACGATGGTAAATATGGGAGAAAACACGCCTTCATAAATGGAACGCCCAACAAAAAAATGAACCTGCATGCTATTGAGTCAGAATTCGAGCTTTTTGGAAAATCCATCACCATCAAAGCGAGGCTTCCGGGGCATTTTTTGGACAACACACCAAAAAGGGAAAGCGCCTGA
- the trxB gene encoding thioredoxin-disulfide reductase, with translation MESDVLVIGSGPAGCAAAIYAARAALDVVLVSGNQSGGQLTITTEVENYPGFASPVHGPWLMEQMQQQAINVGCSFINDHISSIESPYVPPFTLRGESGNEYKAKSIIVATGAQARWLDIESEKKYRGYGVSGCATCDGFFFKNQDVIVIGGGNTAVEEALYLTKHAKKVYLLHRRDVLRAEKILQQRLFDNPKIEPIWNSVLKEVLGTENPLSVTGVRLRSVIDNSLRDLSVSGVFVAIGHSPNTELFRGVLDLDPGGYIIVPDPGRTTTNIPGIFACGDVRDAVYRQAVTAAGSGCMAALDAARFLDSL, from the coding sequence ATGGAGTCTGATGTTCTGGTGATTGGTTCTGGGCCAGCTGGCTGTGCCGCGGCGATATATGCTGCTCGGGCGGCACTGGATGTGGTACTCGTAAGTGGAAATCAGTCTGGTGGACAGCTCACTATTACCACTGAGGTCGAGAATTATCCCGGTTTTGCATCTCCTGTACATGGACCTTGGCTCATGGAGCAGATGCAACAGCAAGCTATCAATGTCGGTTGCTCTTTTATTAATGATCATATTTCCAGTATTGAATCCCCTTATGTCCCACCTTTCACCCTTAGAGGTGAGTCGGGAAACGAATATAAGGCGAAAAGTATCATAGTTGCTACTGGTGCTCAGGCAAGGTGGCTTGATATCGAAAGCGAGAAGAAATATAGAGGTTATGGTGTTTCTGGATGTGCTACGTGTGATGGGTTTTTCTTTAAAAACCAGGATGTGATTGTCATTGGTGGTGGTAATACTGCTGTCGAAGAAGCGCTCTACCTGACCAAGCATGCTAAAAAAGTCTATTTATTACATCGCAGAGATGTCCTCAGGGCAGAGAAAATTCTTCAGCAGCGTCTGTTTGATAACCCAAAGATAGAGCCAATTTGGAACTCCGTACTTAAGGAGGTTCTTGGAACTGAAAATCCATTATCAGTGACTGGTGTGAGACTACGTTCGGTTATTGATAATTCACTCAGGGATCTTTCTGTTTCTGGAGTATTTGTTGCTATTGGGCATAGCCCGAATACTGAACTTTTTCGAGGAGTTCTGGATTTGGATCCTGGTGGATATATTATTGTTCCAGATCCAGGGCGTACCACTACTAATATTCCGGGCATTTTTGCGTGCGGCGATGTCCGGGATGCTGTATATAGACAAGCTGTCACTGCAGCTGGTAGTGGTTGTATGGCAGCTCTTGATGCTGCGAGATTTCTTGATTCTTTGTAG
- a CDS encoding HK97 family phage prohead protease, translating to MTLLCQYKQGQPIGKILEMQETERGLYLKGQIITEVKQGYEAYKLLQSGVLNGLSIGYILKDYRLDKATGTRIITAVKLIEVSLVTFPANEMNMQGSVQ from the coding sequence GTGACTCTTCTATGCCAGTATAAACAGGGTCAGCCAATCGGGAAAATTCTCGAAATGCAAGAAACAGAAAGAGGTCTCTATCTAAAAGGTCAGATCATCACAGAAGTAAAACAGGGATATGAAGCATATAAATTACTTCAATCTGGCGTACTTAATGGCCTTTCCATTGGATATATCCTCAAGGATTACAGACTCGATAAGGCAACCGGTACAAGAATCATAACAGCCGTGAAACTTATAGAAGTGAGTCTTGTGACGTTTCCTGCAAATGAAATGAATATGCAAGGGTCAGTTCAGTAA
- a CDS encoding FtsW/RodA/SpoVE family cell cycle protein, whose translation MILRFLDPRILLCFFLQIAAGLYVQYSASNGEIGPLFLHQLVVLIAVGLPFFLGALFLGTSFFYDKAFGIHILAISLLVLAATIGKTSMGATRWIQIMGVTFQPTELLKLSTVLMLSRYFSIARPSDLRRSTFLFLPFLHLMPVLYLIIRQPSLGTVIFLLILIFAIYYSAAVRYSFFLRLVLLGLLISPFLWKYGVKDYQKERIMTFFHPSKDRRSSGYNIFQSEIAIGSGGFCGLGIVSGPQTQLKFLPERHTDFVLSVIAEELGFFAILILTISYLVIFVKGLIIASRSEAVFTRLLSTGITTMIFLHFLINASMITGIIPVVGMPLPLISYGGSAALISMIALGVLLRIDVDQKILLQSRLKALSPQLNRLQS comes from the coding sequence GTGATATTAAGATTTCTGGATCCTAGAATTTTATTATGTTTTTTCCTCCAGATTGCAGCAGGTCTTTACGTTCAATACTCTGCATCCAATGGTGAGATAGGGCCACTTTTTCTTCACCAGTTAGTGGTACTCATAGCTGTAGGATTGCCTTTTTTCCTTGGAGCTCTTTTTTTAGGCACTTCCTTTTTTTATGATAAGGCTTTTGGGATTCATATTCTTGCGATTTCCCTACTTGTCCTAGCTGCTACCATTGGAAAAACCAGTATGGGCGCAACAAGGTGGATACAAATTATGGGCGTGACCTTTCAACCCACTGAGCTTCTCAAATTGTCGACAGTCTTGATGCTTTCTCGATATTTCTCAATTGCTAGGCCTTCTGATTTAAGGAGAAGTACTTTTTTGTTTCTACCTTTTCTCCATTTGATGCCTGTATTGTATTTAATCATCAGGCAACCTAGCTTGGGAACGGTCATTTTCTTGCTGATTCTCATATTCGCTATATATTACAGTGCAGCCGTTCGTTACTCCTTTTTTCTGAGATTAGTACTGCTCGGACTCCTTATTTCCCCATTCCTATGGAAGTACGGCGTTAAGGACTATCAGAAGGAGAGGATTATGACCTTTTTTCATCCAAGCAAGGATAGAAGATCATCGGGATATAATATTTTCCAATCTGAAATAGCTATAGGGTCCGGTGGTTTCTGTGGTCTCGGGATTGTCTCCGGGCCTCAGACTCAGTTGAAGTTCCTCCCAGAAAGACATACAGATTTTGTTCTCTCAGTGATTGCTGAGGAATTAGGCTTTTTTGCTATTTTGATTCTCACTATCTCCTATCTAGTAATTTTTGTTAAGGGTCTCATCATTGCATCCAGGAGTGAGGCAGTCTTCACGAGACTACTATCTACTGGAATAACGACGATGATTTTTCTACATTTTCTCATCAATGCTTCCATGATAACAGGCATAATACCTGTGGTCGGAATGCCTTTGCCTTTGATTTCCTACGGTGGCAGTGCAGCATTGATTTCAATGATTGCGCTGGGTGTCCTCTTGAGAATCGATGTGGATCAAAAAATATTGTTGCAGAGCAGACTAAAAGCTTTAAGTCCACAGTTAAATAGGCTACAATCGTAA
- a CDS encoding peroxiredoxin yields MSVLVGKKAIDFTAKAVMKGGSFCDDFNLQEQLLGKYGVLFFYPLDFTFVCPTEIIAFNNRISAFTERDAVVIGVSVDSHFSHAAWRNSSVKDGGIGEIEYPLVSDLKKSISRDYQVLIDDSVALRATFIIDPDFNVRSAAVNDLNIGRNVDEILRILDALRHSAEYGEVCPAGWNKGKEAMRATHEGVSDYLASNKDEL; encoded by the coding sequence ATGTCTGTTTTAGTTGGGAAAAAAGCGATTGATTTTACCGCAAAAGCCGTAATGAAAGGTGGTTCATTTTGTGATGATTTTAATCTTCAGGAGCAATTGTTGGGTAAGTATGGTGTCTTATTCTTCTACCCGTTAGATTTTACTTTCGTGTGTCCAACAGAGATTATTGCTTTTAATAATAGGATTTCTGCTTTCACGGAGAGGGATGCCGTTGTTATCGGTGTCAGCGTTGATTCCCACTTCTCCCATGCTGCCTGGCGGAATTCCTCCGTAAAAGACGGCGGAATAGGGGAAATTGAGTATCCTCTTGTCTCAGATTTGAAGAAGTCAATTTCTCGTGACTACCAGGTCCTGATTGATGATTCAGTTGCTCTGAGGGCTACATTCATTATTGACCCTGACTTCAACGTCAGATCTGCCGCTGTAAACGACCTTAATATAGGTCGTAATGTCGATGAGATTTTGCGTATTTTAGATGCACTAAGACATAGTGCTGAGTATGGAGAAGTCTGTCCTGCCGGATGGAATAAAGGTAAGGAGGCCATGAGAGCAACACATGAGGGTGTCTCTGATTATCTGGCTTCGAATAAGGATGAGCTCTAG